One genomic segment of uncultured Tolumonas sp. includes these proteins:
- a CDS encoding co-chaperone GroES, whose product MKIRPLHDRVIIKRTEVESKSAGGIVLTGSAAQKSTRGEVLAVGTGRILDNGEVKALAVKVGDKVIFNEGYGVKTEKLDGQEVLILSETDILAIVEE is encoded by the coding sequence ATGAAAATTCGTCCATTGCATGATCGTGTGATCATCAAACGTACCGAAGTTGAGTCTAAGTCTGCAGGCGGTATCGTGCTGACTGGTTCTGCTGCTCAGAAATCCACTCGTGGTGAAGTTCTGGCTGTCGGCACGGGTCGAATCCTGGATAACGGCGAAGTGAAAGCGCTGGCTGTCAAAGTAGGTGACAAAGTGATTTTCAACGAAGGTTACGGTGTGAAAACCGAGAAGCTGGATGGTCAGGAAGTGTTGATCCTGTCTGAAACTGACATCCTGGCAATTGTTGAAGAATAA